Sequence from the Rutidosis leptorrhynchoides isolate AG116_Rl617_1_P2 chromosome 3, CSIRO_AGI_Rlap_v1, whole genome shotgun sequence genome:
CTAAAATCACCAATAAAATTTAATTAAAGTAAAAACAGCGATGAGGAGAGTATTCGGTGCTAAGAAAGACAAAGAACCACCGCCTTCACTTAATGACGCATCTGATCgggtatttatattttatatcgatTCTGTTTTTCGTATAATGTGTATTGATTTTCACCACTTATTATTATATCTATGATATCTATGATTGTGATTAGTACTTGTGTTCGGTATTCATTCGATATCATCAGTGTAGGAATTGAATTGAGTTATCTTACGAATTAAGACTTCAATTAGGATCTTAAGATGTTTGTAGATTTAGGGATCGTGAACTACATATCTCGTTTGTGTATGTATATTGCTGTATTATATAGATTTCGGTTTAAGCCAATACATATGCATTTTTTATCTATGTAATGTTAGTGTGTGGTAGCCTATCGTCTAGCCATGAGGCAATCAGACAGTTTTCTATCATATCTGTAGTGTTGATACTTGATGTAACTATTGCCGAATTATGGAATTGGATGCCTGCAGCCTGCTTAATCTTATATTATGTTATACTCGTAGATCAATAAGAGAGGTGAAACAGTGGATGAAAAGATTAAACGCCTTGATGGTGAACTTGCGCGATATAAAGAGCAGATCAAGAAAACAAGACCTGGTCCTGCTCAAGAAGCTGTGAAGGCTCGAGCAATGAGAGTTCTCAAGCAAAAAAGAATGTAGGCTACTGTATACTTTAACTGCTTGATTTGTATATGCAAATAGCTGTACATGCTTGATATTGTTTTGCAATTGACAAATGCTTTTTGTACGTTAAGAGTAGGAACATATTAGTTGTAGACTTGTAGGATAAGTTGGGCAATCAGTAATGTGTAATGAGAAAAATAATTAGGAAAAGTACATTTTTTTTGGACATCTAATAGTTATGAATTGAGaattatattatgataatgaaGGTATTGGGATATGCCTTCAAGGCTTCGATGGGAATAACAAAATACAATTATGCCATAGAATTGGTAAAGCTGTAGCTTATGAAGCCTCATattatatcattttttttattgacAGGAAAAAGTCTTTAATTTTTTCAGTGAGGAAGAAATTACATTTAAATTGTTAAAGAATTTCATAGTTAAAACATGTACATCCTTCTGGCTTGATTGCACTGCAACTTTTGTATAATTTCTGGCAGGTACGAAGGACAACGTGACATGCTTTACAATCAAACGTTTAACTTAGATCAAGTTGCATTTGCTTCAGAGGGAATTAAAGATGCTCAGCAAACAGTACGTTTTGCAATTTTAAGTGTTTATGTTTCTGGTTTTGGATATTATCTGTAAATTGTGCTCTGCCTTATagatttgtgaatgataggcaatcTTCTTAAAGTATTTTATGCTATGAATACTTGATGACTTGTTTTCCTTTTCACTCATGAATTTTGTATCTTCCAGATGTCAGCTTTGAAATCAGCAAACAAAGAGTTAAAAGGAATGATGAAGACCGTTAAGATTCAAGACATTGATGTTAGTATATCATTTATGGTTTATCATGTATTTTATTTCTCCCATATGACTTTCTATAAAACTGAATGTGGACCATTTTGAATCTATTTCTATGTAGAATTTGCAAGATGAAATGATGGACATGATGGATATTAGCAATGAAATACAAGAATCTCTTGGTAGAAGTTACAGTGTGCCAGATGACATTGATGAAGATGATCTCATGGGTGGTATGCACACATTTTGTTTTCCATTTTAAATATCAACTTTCTTTTTTTTTGGCTTATTATGTATCGTTGGTTTTCATGATTCAATACTTTGTTGATGCAGAACTTGATGCTCTGGAGGCCGACATGGGGCAGGAAACTGAAGGTGAAGGGGTGCCTTCATATCTTCAACCTGATAACGAGTCTGATCTGAATGAAGAACTTAACCTTCCATCAGCTCCTAGTGGGCATGCAGTGCCATCTGGCAGAGTTAATAATCAGGTGAATTTGAAATACGTGTTGTTCTTTCTTGAGTCATCATTCGCTAATGCTTGAAAATTGTAACCGTTTGATTTGTTAAATTTGTATCTTCCACCATCAGCCAAATGCCTTTAGCATGCCTCTATATGAGAGTCTATGAGGTGGCAATTTTAATCTGTTTACCAGTCAAATGGTAAATAAAAGCTAGCTTAAAAGGAAGGTGGCAGGAAATTGTCCAAAGTATAATTATTAATGCATGAAATTTCCCCAAGTATTCTTTTAAGCCTAACATCATTTGATTTATGTTTGCTTTACAGGCTGTGGATGAGTATGGTTTTCCTGCTGTCCCTCATGCGTCACTTCGTAATTAAGTGGGACCTAGTGGTTTATAGTTCGTTGATTCTTCATGACATGACTGCTACTATCCTTTTATCTCTGTAAACAATAGTGTGCATAATCTTAACATGATTACATTTATCTTGCTGTCATTTAGGATACAATAAAGTGTGATTACCCATGTATTCATCTCTTTTTGTTACTGTCACAAAAGGGCCGCCAGTGCATGCCATATGAACATCATCATTGCTTTTGCGAATGCACAATGAGTTCACAAAAGCCGGGTCTGAGTCTCTATCAAATAGACAACTCAATTCTGTAGGTTTttctgtatgcccgagagacatattaaattaatgtggctaacatgttatgatccaagttgggtcatacccaataacaagcttaccgacaccttattagtatttgattttaacgattggttcattgatcaaatacgcgacacttgaactttaagaaaaatggttttcttaaatattacttgatgtgtatatatatataaattatggaataatttatataatatggatttaattatttataggttaaataattaattaatttatattacattttatataaattggttttatataatgtaatgtgtatataaattaaagatggaagttttataaattagttttataaaaatttaacttttataaaacttatttaaaaacTAACTAGTAAGTGGCATTGGAGCATGCACTTTGACTAGCCATGTGTATGGTTTCTTCAAGTATCATGGGCATAAGTACCAAGGAATGTGGGAGACTAAAAACACATGCTATACACATCAAAATACTAGAAAAAAAAACTTGCAAAAATCTGCTCCCTTTGAGCTGAAACTGCCGTGGGGTTTTGAGCAACAAAGAGggttcatttcattttttttgcaagctaattcaagtgttaattaaatcctaaccaaagtacaaggtgttggtgtcaaGCTTGGGGTATagctacttgaggtttcattgttttggagctccattcatcatcatcttcatcatcatctaacaacaagctaggagaaggtataatctctttacttgcttgtagtttgtaagcatatttcataacttgatcctaattgggttttaactttaattggttaaaggtttacaagttccaaatgttaatacttacatgcttccgctttaatttgtttcttaaaatgttctaagtattatgcaacttgttaaaacccaacaatggtatctagagccgaagttgttgaaatatgcttcgagatgatttattaaacccactatattttgcattttatgaacatgcatgcaagtaaaatgcaaaaactTTGGGTTTGGGTGGGATTAATTTTTTGGCCGAATTTGTatggacccaaaatgggttttggttgctccattttggtcattttgttgtaggttgaagttcacaatcaagccttggccttttgtttgaatggttgcatgtttggttgaattaattcattcatttggtatgtaatattaattcattcatgtggttgtaatattcatgcaatttggtttgtaatattattactttggttatgtaatttattttatatttggtatgtaaaatagattaggttgtattttcattttttagagaaaaatgtattaggatatattttttgtaaaaatgaagatgcaagatgaagaacacaagaagaagcatttggatgcaagattaagtgggagttttaaaatctcctactttgtgttattacccttacccggtggcattttgttttcggctaaacaaaatgcttaccaaaaatggcttgattgtgaacatattgttttgcatgcttggttgttattgtatgattgtggattgtatgtttgtatgctacaagttaatcacacatgtaaacaacaaacaaaactaaaatttaattggttaaattagacgctattaacaacatgcaaaacgacaatttaaatggttaaattgaaatggtaaaaggacattaataaacgcttattaagaacatgataaggatcatacatataaaatggtttatatcaagtaattggcttaattacaaaacatgaaaatggattttcaaataaaccatacactaaatgcatgttggtgtatggtgcaaaagttttctcaaactagaattaatgaaaacttaaaatcccttattaacaaggcaaacaagttaaacgccatcctattgtgtgacacttaaaagtattagggaactcatgatgggataaaggtcacctaaccgttatgagcaaactaatatgattaaggtaaatttcgcatgcttgtgggataaaggtcacctaaccacatgtatgttaaatttacaagtctatacaagtaggacgacttgatctgggaatcatgaacttagggtcaccgaagcatgaggaacaaataggcgttgatgggataaatatgccatgcaaaaggattgcatgatcccatactctagaagttgcaaatggattgcaattgtcatttattgactacctagctaaatcaaattgcgggataaaggtcacctaaccgaaatttggtttaccgttggattctagaatttaataattcaatttgatttaaagggtattgaatgttaaattaaaatcgatacttaaacgaactttgttaattttgtagatgccgccaataacaacaacaacattccaaacgcaccacttaacctaaaccacctatcattaaggtctctcttagagaaagacaaactcaaccataccaactttatggattggttccgcaatcttcggattgtcctcaaacaagaggataaagcgtatgtacttgaggaccccattcccgatcaaccggatgaggatgatgaggaggcaatggccttttacgataagtattgccacgactcccttcaagtctcatgcttaatgcttgggactatgatacccgaactccaaaaggatttcgagcatcatagtgcatacgacatgataacgcaattgaaggagatgttcctccaacaagcgcgtgtcgaacgcttcgaaacggttcgggcgctacatgcttgtcgtatggacgacacccaatcggtttcatcttatgtacttaagatgaaaagccttattgatcgagctaACCGTCTTAACttgaacatatcaaatgagttagccaccgatcttatccttaactccctatcaaaaaggtttgatcaatttgtaattaattacaatatgaatgggatggataagagcataggtgagcttcacggtatgcttagaacggcggaaactagcatgggtaaaagggctttacccgtgttagcaatcgatcaaggtgggtccaaaggtaagacctctaagccaaaggtggctaagagaaaaggacccgcctatcaaggcaaagggaaggggaagatggttaccccaaccatcaacaaggctaagaagcaaaaggtagccgagaaggcaaaccccaaggaagacccatgtttcggttgcggtgagatgggtcattggaaacgaaactgtccggtctatcttaaggagttgaaggacaagagggatgcagggcaaacctcaggtaatatatatgtggtatatatagagcttagtattacttcttctaatacatgggtattagacacgggatgtggaactcatatttgcaattctttgcaggggttcaaaagaagtaacaagcaaacgggaacatcaagtctcttcatggggaatggagctaaagtgcaagtgaaagctcaaggagactttgtgttaaaacttccaagtggcttggaacttattttgaatgatgttttgtatgcacccgacttatgtcgaaacattatttctgtttcccgtttgaaacaatgtggttttaatcctaattttgttaatgatgatatccacatttatttagataatatattctatttcaaggcttcaccttcaaatggaatttatgaattggttcatgatgacgcatcatcaagctctatataccacactagcaccaagaaactcaaaagggatttgagtgattcctatttatggcattgtcgccttggtcacataaacaagaaccgaatgcatacacttcaaaggaatggacttttgaaatcaaatgaaatggattcgtttgatgtatgtgaatcttgtttacaaggcaagatgactaaagcacctttcaaaggaacttatgaaagggctaaagatttattgggattaatacattcggatgtgtgtggaccctttaaacccatgactaggaatggtgaaagatactttgttactttcattgatgactttagtcgtttcggatatgtctacttattaagacacaaggacgaaacgtttgaagcattcaaagaatatcaaaacgaagtacaaaatcaactcaataggacaattaaggtacttcgtaccgatagaggaggtgaatacctaagcgatgctttccaagatcatcttaggagttgtgggattatctcacaacttacaccacccggaacaccccaacttaatggagtttccgaaaggaggaaccgaaccctaatggatatggttcgatctatgatggcaagaagctcgttgcctctatcattttggggttattgtctaagctccgcggctcgtattttaaatatgaccccaaccaagaaagtggaacgaactcctcatgagatgtggtttggaaaacctccttctctttcatacttgaaagtatggggatgtgaagcttatcctaagcgttatgtagcaaataagctacatgctcgatccacaaagtgtatcttcataggatatcccaaagatgacatgggatattacttctatgatccatccgagcaaacggtatttgttgctcgaaaggcggaattccttgaaaccaagttccttatggaaggtgatggtgaaaggaagatagatcttgtagaggtacaagatcaagccgatgatacacaattggttggcactagtactcaacatgaggatgttgaaaatgatcaagtggatgatcaaaatacacaagacgttcgaagatctagtaggattagtaatcctcccgagagatatgggtttctcgtggatggttgctatacggttgatttggatgaaccgacaaactacgaagatgctttatcaaggattgataaagataaatggcaggatgccatgaacgccgagatgcaatccatgtatg
This genomic interval carries:
- the LOC139895995 gene encoding vacuolar protein sorting-associated protein 60.2-like, which translates into the protein MRRVFGAKKDKEPPPSLNDASDRINKRGETVDEKIKRLDGELARYKEQIKKTRPGPAQEAVKARAMRVLKQKRMYEGQRDMLYNQTFNLDQVAFASEGIKDAQQTMSALKSANKELKGMMKTVKIQDIDNLQDEMMDMMDISNEIQESLGRSYSVPDDIDEDDLMGELDALEADMGQETEGEGVPSYLQPDNESDLNEELNLPSAPSGHAVPSGRVNNQAVDEYGFPAVPHASLRN